The Nitrososphaerota archaeon genome includes a window with the following:
- a CDS encoding DUF1634 domain-containing protein, producing the protein MDINKPIYLVLITGVIISSLLFASALALHIALPNMTEVVYTLALMGAAVLILTPYLRVAVALGAFLFNREYKFAILSLVVLLMMVISFISGFVFHIAP; encoded by the coding sequence TTGGATATAAATAAGCCGATCTATCTTGTGCTGATAACTGGGGTTATAATCAGCAGCCTACTATTCGCCTCAGCTTTGGCGCTACACATCGCTCTGCCAAATATGACAGAAGTGGTTTATACGTTAGCGCTGATGGGTGCTGCTGTACTTATACTCACACCCTACCTAAGGGTTGCTGTGGCTCTAGGTGCATTCCTCTTTAACAGAGAATATAAGTTTGCGATCTTATCGCTTGTAGTGTTGCTTATGATGGTCATAAGCTTCATATCTGGCTTCGTCTTCCATATAGCGCCTTGA